The window TTTGTTTTTTCTTACTTGCATGCTAGAAAAGTTGCAAGACCTTGTTGGGGCTGCAATCATCCTAAAAGAGTTGCATTTCAACCTCATATCTATCCATatccatttcttttatttttagatttttattcTTGCTCGTACACCAACTTCATGAGCCGTTTCAAGTACCATACAATGTTTTTCTGAAAAAATATTCTAGACCAAAGTTGTAGGGCAGTGAGTCCTTGATCATTAGGCTTTAGAACCAAGTCATTCTTATATATATTGAGAAAGACATACTCATTTTTCCGAGGTCGCACATTTCTGGAAATTTCTGTATCTAAATTGTGCTTTCTTTAAAGcttgttttaatttcttttgaatCGAGTTCGGCAATCTCCTTTGGGGGTTTGCATCAACAAGAATCTCTAATATCTATTTTTGTCCCCATAACTGAGAGGTCTCACCGTGGCATTTGGACTTTGTACGTTTTGGTGTACCATCAGTTGATTACAATCCTAGCTATATATCGGTGTGTTAGATTCACATTGTTCTTCTGTTAATGGAAGAGATGCTCAACATACGATCCACATCCCAATTAGGGAATATCATGAGAGAATTTTTAGACAAAAATTGAACGAGATTATGAGCTTTCGGTACGTGTTAGTTTTATAAACTGTAAACGAAAGTATTTAAATTATATTGAtgaaaaggttctctaagccgTTGGAGTAGGGTACACTAGCatcctgtgtctatctctctcctccaaacaTGAAATGACTTCACTACCCTCCTATCCACGATACCATTTTGATGTACCTCGTTGGTGTGCTCCTCTATGCTACTTACTAAGAGAACCCTTTCccattatatattattattcaATAGTTAATTGCAAAATATCTTCCAAATAATTTTATGTCCAATTTATGGTCAAGATTCTCTATATTGACCATTTCGACGGTAAGGATTTTAACAGTGTCATTTTCCATACCCACAAATCTGCCATGTGATATTGTTGGTGGAGGACTTAAATGTAATTATTTTCTATCAACATGGACTTATCTGTTATATCCAACTGAGGTTACAACAacatataaatattttatttattgcaaTGAGTGTGACTCATTGatgaatattttatttacttaaagTCAGACTCACTTTAGTGTTAGAAAAACGAAGCCCATAAATGgggattttgcagaagaaaacgaaaaagaagATAAGACAAACACACAACACcaaggatttacatggttcaccctcaagaaggtaggctacatccacggtcgGCGATAGAGACTGGTTTCACTACTCTGaagaaaattacaaaccctCAAATCCCTCACAACCCTCTCACGAAGATAAGAGAACCATAACCCATAAAAGTCCAAAATGACCCTGAAAGCccaaagacccacccggtcagctTCGGACCTGAACcaaacatatgtcgatatacaTATCAGtttgaaggtctcgacgagCTTTACAGGGAATAGCGCCTTTAGCGCTGATGTATGCACTTTTAGACCTTTTTGGCACGATTCGAAGGCAAAACGGGCCTCCAAAGATTCTCACAACACTTTCTGGATtgagatcaagcttcaccaataacatttAACAGCCATGGTAGGATCACCCTATAGAATCTCAACACTTGGCTTCTTTATTCAACACAAGGATTagtgtacacacacacacacacacacacatagctTAGCTGGATATTACGCATTTGGACATTAAGAAATGACGTGTCCCTAGGTTAGCTGGATATTGCGCATAGAAATGGGGTTATTATAGAATTCGTCAACTTTCTCAAGTTGTCATGTACTGTTCCCAGCAAATTTTCTCACGTTAAGAAATGAAGTTTCTCTAGATTAGCTGGATATTACACATAGATCGTGGGGCTATTATTGAATTCGTCAACTTTCTCAAATTGTCATGTATTACTCCCAGTAAATTTTCTAACTTTAAGAAATGAATATCACGCATAAAAATGAGAGTATTAGCGACTTCGTCCAATAAGGAGAGTATAATGACTTAGGATGGTAGGTTTTTTCTCTCAAATTGTCATGAACTCTTCCCAGCAAATTTTCTAATGTTACGAAATGAAGTTTCCCTAGGTTAGTTGGATTAGAACTTTTATGGCCCACCTATAATCATTGTTCCATCTAATTCTTACGCGGCACTAAGTGGGATCCACCACTTTAAGAATATTCCTTTTATGTCATGCCTTTACTACTATTTAAGCACCTGCAAGCTGCAACAGTAGAAACCACAATATCGTTAAACCCCTCCCACCCCGCACTGAGTGAGTCTAGAGCTTTAGGGCACCAATTCCTCGATCAGTTCTCTTGTCAACCTCCTCCCCACCCCAAGTTGCCAACTTGCCATGACCAGGAAGAAGGTCAAGCTTGCCTTGATCCCAGACGAGGCTGCAAGGAGAAGAACCTTCTACAGAAGAAAGGATGGAATAATGAAGAAGTTGAGTGAACTTAGCACATTATGCGGTGTTCTGACATGTGCTATCATATACAGTCCCTTTGAACAACAACCTTTCGTTTGGCCCTCTCCAGCTGCAGCAGAAAGAGTGCTTGATAAGTTCAAAAGCATGTCTGTTTTCGAACAAGGCAAGAATATGCTAAGCCAAGTAGAGTATCTCCAGCAAAGGATCACCAAATTAAAGGATCAATTGAGAAAGATTCAATTGGAGAATAGAAAGAAGGAGATGACGATGCTTATGTACCAGTGTTTGAAAGGTAAGGATCTGAATGATCTTACCATGCTTGAGTTAACTGATTTAACTAAAGTGGTTGCTGAAAAGATGGAGGCCATAGAAAAGAGGATTGAAACACTTAAGCAAACTCAATCAGAGATTGGGACCTCAGGGAGAATCGCAGGAGGAGCGTCAAGCGCAGATGATAGTACTGATTTGCAGGTGGCTGTGGATACTCTAATAAATACGGACAATAGTGCATGGACTGTTCCTTTCTGTCCTTAAGATCTAGCTAGTGTCCCTTCTTTCTTAAGAATAAGCATTCTATCTTTCAATAATAAGACCTAGTATTGTTCTCTTATGTGGATTGTTCCTTTCTTCGTTATGTTTTTGAATTCTGATCATACATAGAACAATAAATCTAAAgcagttcctttttttttttttttttggatgaatgaaaattatATTTAAGGGGGGGAAAATCGTTCAGTCATTTGCATGctccccacctcttctttgattgtccGTTTTCTATCGTCGTCTGGAAAAGTATTGTCCTGAAAGTTTCTCCATTTGAGCGTAGAATTCTCCCTTTTGATAGGGAAGATAGCGTATCAAAGGTTACTTTACATAAAAAATGGATGTGACAAATTAGGAAAACTCATGTTCCGCATAGCAATTTACCATATATTGAGATAACAtaatcttagaagatggacagcgAAATGTAGGACAATTGCCAAATTTGAGAAGCTATCTCCTTTGAGATCAAGGCTATGATAAGTCACTCTTTTGGCCCCTGGGTGGACTTCCCAAGGAATCGACACATTACCACATCTTGGAACTTTCTTGTCCCTCCTTAAAGGGGTAAGCCATGTGAGGATGCAGACACTTTGACGTGTAGGGTCCCATGTCGACTTAAGATGTGACAATGCTTACGATTGAGTGTTTGTATTTTTGCTTGGACCTGGATGTATTGTTTAGAGCACGATAGAGGCAACACTTCCTATGTGAGCTCATTTTTCTAGTTTTGGTTGGAGCAATGTCTTCCTGCTGCCCAAGTAGGAGAATGTGATGTTTTCACCATATATGGGCTAGCATCCAGTCATTATATGGGTATGGATTAGTGAATGGGTGTTGGCTGATGGGCATGGTTCGATGAAGCTTTATGCGGGAGGTGGTCTCCCTAGTAGGTAGAGTCTTCAGTGTATGCGTTCTAGTAAGTGTAAAGAATGGTTTTATATGTGGGCTACTTACTTATGGAAGAGAAATAAACTATTCTTAATTACAGAGTTGGTCCCTGCTCCTAGTCTATATAATGGTAGCAATCCTCATTAGTTGTTAACCTTACCAATTATATAGAAAAGGGAGTAACAAGATGGAGAGATGAGTATTCAATGAGTTCTTCAACAAACGATATAGATCCGAGTATAGTTCCAATTAAATCTCTATTAATGTATATTGTTTCAATGATTCATCATGTTGATCCTATaaaattatttatgttttaaagGCACAACCAAGCCAAGGTAGTCATTCATGTACAACGGTGCAAATTTAGGTCTCAAAAACATTTCCATTGCGTCTGGAAGGATCCAAAACCCTTAACCCCGGGAGGGTCGATTTTTATTCCACCGCATGGCACAACAATTAAATTCAGAAGTATGAAAagcattattttttttggtaagcatTATGGAATACATAAATCTacaaaaaccaaacaaacagaTTTTCGTTTCTGTTCATAGAAAGATTTACCTttgcttttttccttttttaataaGCCTCGGTCAATGGTCAAACGTTGACTGGGTTACGGGTCAACCCAACAGATCAACAAAATAGAGTGATGGCCAGGCAAATGGATCAAATCGATCCAACCGGTTTAACCCGGTTTACAGAACAAACAATCTGGCTTGATTTGGCTATACCTAATTTTTCCACATTTTACAGTGTACTAGAACCACAGCTGTCTGGGGAATACTAAAAtcagaatgagagagagaggcttaAGTATTAGATCCACAgagaaagcaaagaaagaaaagcagaaAGGCTGGACAAGACCCACCAAGCAACTCCAACCCCCAAAAGTTCTGAATTTAATTAGAAGGTACACAAACACAATCACCCCAGCATGTTGGAACCGCAGTTTCCAACAATTTATAAATCAAAGATCAGTCATAGAACAAGCCTTACATTACATTGTTTATGAAAACCAATCACCGATTGGCTGCAAGTGCAGGTGTTGCACCAACCGCCTCAACCACCTGGAGTCTACCTGCTGCCAATCTTGCTGTCAGATCTTCCACTGCTACCTTCACGACGTCCCTCCTCATGCCAATATCTGCAGCATACCGGCTAGCACAATAGACCCCAATTGCTGCTGCTGTCATCCCATACACATTGGTTGTAACAAGGCGCAAGGGTGTTGACAGGACAGCAGCAAGGGGCCCCCCAATGATCGATATTGCCTGACCACTCCGGCCAAGTGTTCCTTGTTCGACAACAAGGAAACTGGTCTTACAGTAAATGGCAAAATCTTCACAGTTGTTCTTGAAAACATTGTAACACCCAAAGCCATTGTTAAGCAAGTAGGTTGCTCGGTGGACGACAATATCATTTGGGTCAGAGACAGCAAGGGTGCATGTTCCACCCCGTGCTTTTGCAAGAAAGAGAGCAGGAGTGACACCGTATTCAAAACGGTATAGGACTCCACCAGCAAGAAAACAATCCAGACATGAAGAGACGACTCCATGATGTTCTTCTAGTGGTGCGCAGGTGGAGCAGGGTTGAGATCTGGCTGGTCCGGAGCTTAATAGGAGAACATCCAGCACAGTTCCAGTCCCCACTTCCTGACCCTGTCCTCTGGTGAAATGGATTACCTTATCATCTCCAACATAGATGCCTGCAtccaaaaggataaataaaGGATATTGTCAGAGTAACACAGAACACCAGAGGAATATGACTTATCTATCACACTACAGTATAATCTGATCATGAGGATCACAAATAGCAGTGAATACGATAGCATGCAATGAGTCAAACACAAAGAGGTAAAAAATACACTGTCTCGTTGCTGATTTCGTGAATAAAGGTGTCTAGTAAAAACTTATGCTACAGCTCAGCCAATCTAATTGTAAATCATCTCATGAAAGGTCAGAGgaatcacaagagtctgaagcaAAAGGAATCACAGTAGATTGACCCAAATTTCATtgtattcatttttattttttaatctgaAATGTGAACTCCTACATTCTTAAAACCTTGGACCATTCACCATAATGGGGGTCAGTCCTGTATGAGTAGATTGCTGCATTCATTAGGATAATCTAACTTCGAACATCATTTATGCTAAATGTAGCTGAAAAAGGGAGCTAGAATCATGAGATTGAGCAGCAAGGCACATTGAATAGAAGATTTGTGCGATAATACATGTATGAAAATGTACTTGTTACAGTATCTTAAACATGAATTTCACACCAGAAAGTTTGAAATGGTCAACCTGAACAAAGAAAAGACATCATTAAACATAAAActcttttttcccaaaaaaaaatattaaattaggCTAAGTGTCTGGTTTAGCAATCAACCACATTAGTCAAACTTAACACAAAACTGCTACCCTTTCTAGTTCAATCAGTTTTTTCAGAGCTGCCCCATGCTACCTGACCTGCTGGAGGCCAGGTACTGGTTCACATGTCCATTCAGCAGATTCAGTTTTAAAACTTCTGCTTCAACTGCCTATTAACAGAAAAATGAATTCTGAACATTTTGCATTGGTACTCCAAAAgcaaacaaaaattacaaagttTTTAAACTGAAAGCAATTAACATATAAGTGTGGGCATTAAATCACAATTCCCTAGTTGCAAAAGAATGCAGGAAACAAGAGGAGATACTGATGCTGGAAACACCATGATTTGGCAACTATATTCTGAAATATGCAGACTTCGAAAACCTTCAGGTAACAGACAAAAAAATTGGGCAAtgttaaagaagaaagagaaagaaataggaGACTTGCTCACATTGAACAAAGCTGGGGTTTGACCATCAGACAACttggagaaaggaaaggaaagaggaagaaaggggaagaagaagaaaagtaaaagagagGAGGGGGCTGTGTGTGTGACATTGTAAGAGACTTTGAGAGCTTCTACAAGCTtgtgaaagaagaagaggatgtcCCCACTGCCAGGGTATCTCCTGTGAAGCTTCATTGGCCACTTAGAGCTTCTCCGAATACCAGAAATTAGAGACAGTGCATGGTTGTCAGTAATTCTATCTCTTGGCCTGTTTCATTTGTTCTTGGTGTGTCCATTGTATATGCTAGATAGGTttaatcatagttatcaaggtggcaaggcgaccatggtgTTGGGGAGGGTCTAAAAGCAAGGCGGCAAGGCGCTcttggatgcctaggcaacgccttgacaactatgggtttAATTACTGCTATAGACCTATGCTAGATGGGGTATCATTGTAGGGCAACAATTTTATAAGCCAGCTCTGAACTCAGGTAGTCAGTGGGTGCTGGGTATCTTTTGAGGTACCCTTGCTCCTTGCCATTGCATGATTTGAAGCAGGCAAGGTGTCCTGAGTCACAGCTGTGATAAAACATCACTGGGGTAGCTTGCCCTTGCCTCCGAGTATCAAGGGTTGAAGCAAGTGTAGGACCTAGACTTAAAGCTAAAGACCAGTAGTGAGTAAATCTGAGCCCAGTTGAGGGCATTACTCCGTACATGTAGGCAACCTACCGAAGCACATATATCTTATGCCTGTGTGGATATGATTATTTTATGTTGTATATTGGAGTGCTTGCCTGCAGGATGGGAGTGCACACTGggtagaccttgccacaaaAATTGTATGCCTGCCTGTGATTGAGAGGAACGGTTTGTCACACGATTGTGTGTATTGTGATAGCTTGTGTAGATAGACTAGTCCACTTGGGATTGCCCCAGCCAGTCTGTGAGTGCTAGTTGTGGATAATGCAAGTATCAACTCTTGGCAGCTTCATGTATATCAGCTCTGAGCAGCAGTGTGTATGTTGGGGTAATGGTGTGCCAGTAGTTAGTGCCATCTGTGTAGGAGCAGTCAATAAATAATTGGGAGTGCCTACAGTGAGTGCAGATAGTCCCAGTTAGttggggaacaccaaggtctATTGAGAAGAGTGTTGGGCATATTTGGAAAGATTTTTATTGACCCTAATTCACCCGTCCCCTCTATCTTGGTGTCAACCTGGGAATAACAAAGTGAAACACTACAACACAAAGAACAGCAGCTAGCCTTTAATCAGACGAAGTTTCCCCTGAGAAACAGAGTAATTGACACCAGAAAGCAAACCCTTTAGACAGAAGATATTCTGCTGTATGAAAGTCTAAATTATTTTGTTTGCTGCTGTCTGATCTAAAAGCCACTCTAGCAGCCACTGTCCATTGAATTGATATCTAATGTCATTCAATTCTTCAAGAAATAGACTGAAGTTAGAGTCCTTGTAAACCAATCATCACTGTTCTTTGGTTTTACTAATAAACGGTAGTCCACACTGAAATCTCCAAGCCAAGAGAATAAGTCAGAGTCCCAGGGCGCAACCATTACAGTCCAGAATAAACTCTGGAATTTGGTCTCCTGAATCATGCCTAAATGTGCCTTTTGGCTATACCTAAGGTCTTTGAATGATTGCTTTTTTTCCATCTGAACCCAATCCTCTTAGACTACAGATTAGAATTAACTTCAATTCCGAGAACTATAATTTATTGTGAGAATGAATTTCCAAGGAGATGGTTTCCAGAGTTCCCAATTTCCCAATCATAACCCAAAAAGTAAAGAAGTTCAAATACGATACTATAAAAACAGATAAAAAGAAAGTTTCACACAGAAAATGCTAAACATTATAAAGTCGATGATGTGATATTTCAGCTTTCCTGAATAAATACGTAAGAGATCATAGTAGAAGTTTCAGAAGTTCCTGATAGTAGTTTACCAAAAAAGCCAGAAGTTAACCAAGGTTTAGCCGATCAGTAGCTATTGCTACTGAATATTTGATACACAACGTCATCCTAGGTATAGTTCAGAACCAGATAAATAGATTAAATTAACAAGTGGGTAAATCAAAACCAATATG is drawn from Telopea speciosissima isolate NSW1024214 ecotype Mountain lineage chromosome 1, Tspe_v1, whole genome shotgun sequence and contains these coding sequences:
- the LOC122665054 gene encoding agamous-like MADS-box protein AGL80; translation: MTRKKVKLALIPDEAARRRTFYRRKDGIMKKLSELSTLCGVLTCAIIYSPFEQQPFVWPSPAAAERVLDKFKSMSVFEQGKNMLSQVEYLQQRITKLKDQLRKIQLENRKKEMTMLMYQCLKGKDLNDLTMLELTDLTKVVAEKMEAIEKRIETLKQTQSEIGTSGRIAGGASSADDSTDLQVAVDTLINTDNSAWTVPFCP
- the LOC122650093 gene encoding protein LEAD-SENSITIVE 1-like, producing MGLLSNRIDRGSLKPGDHIYSWRNAYVYAHHGIYVGDDKVIHFTRGQGQEVGTGTVLDVLLLSSGPARSQPCSTCAPLEEHHGVVSSCLDCFLAGGVLYRFEYGVTPALFLAKARGGTCTLAVSDPNDIVVHRATYLLNNGFGCYNVFKNNCEDFAIYCKTSFLVVEQGTLGRSGQAISIIGGPLAAVLSTPLRLVTTNVYGMTAAAIGVYCASRYAADIGMRRDVVKVAVEDLTARLAAGRLQVVEAVGATPALAANR